The genomic region CGTAAGGTAGATGACCTTTCCGCCGTCTTCCTTGACTCCCGTGCTACGGATGGCCTTGGCCAGTGGTTCCGGCCGGAGCACCATGCCCGGTTCGCCCCCGTAGGGCACGTCGTCTACTTGCCCGTAGTCGTTGATGGCGAAGTCGCGGAGATAGACGGTGTTGAACTCGAACAGGCCCTTGGCTTGCGCCCGCCCCATAATGGAACTTTTCATGGGCGCAAACATTTCGGGAAAGATGGTGATGCAATCGATAATCATCTTTCCTCCGGGCACAGGGATTTGAGGTAGTCCGCATCGCAGACAATGAACCGGCCCTGCTCGTCGACTTCCTTGACGCAATCGTCTATCCACGGGGCGAGGATGGATTTCTTGCTGAATTCCTGCTGCATGTCCGGGTCGAACTGGATATGGAACGCGTCGACCGTCATGAGTTCCTGCACTTCGAGCACTTCGCCGACTTCGCGCCCGTCTTCCGTCTTGACGCGGAAACCGACAAGGTCGTCGATATAGTATTCGCCTTCGGGTGCGGGAAGCCTTTCCGATTCCGGAATCATCACGTCGGCATTCACCAGGAACTTCGCTGCTTCGGGGGTGTCGATTCCCTTGAACTTCAGCAGCCAGAGATTGCCGGCCTGCCTGGATTCCTCGATTTCGAGGTCCAAAATTTCTCCGTTCGTCTTTTTCACGGCCACGGCCTTGAGGCTCTTGTGGCGCGTGATGTCGTGGGTCAGAGGCATCGCCTTGATATGGCCCTTGACGCCATGCGTGCGCATGAGCTGGCAGACGGTGATGAATTCGGGAGAATCAGACATGATTTAGACGGTCGGTAATTAGATAAAAAAAGTCCCGTGCGGGGGCACAGGACCTTTTCAAAGAGTTGAAGTTATGCTTCGGCAGGAGCTTCGGCCGGGGCTTCAGCGGCAGCGGCTGCGGCGGCAGCAGCTTCAGCAGCAGCGGCTTCCTTGGCGGCCTTTTCGGCTTCGATCTTGGCGAGAGCCTTAGGACCGAGCTTAGCCTTTTTGGCCTTTTCGGCACGCGGAGTAGCGACCTTGCCTTCGATAGAGCGGCCAGCGCGGATTTCGTGGAAGAGTTCCATGATGCCGGCCTTCTTGAGGAGGTTGCGGACGGTGTCAGACGGCTGAGCGCCAGTCTTGAGCCACTTCAGGACCTTTTCCTGATCGAAGCGGATCTCGGGCACCTTGGTGTTCGGGTTGTAGAAACCCACCTGTTCGATAAAGCTATCGTCGCGGGCCTTACGGTTGTCGATAACCACGGCGCGGTAGATGGGGTTGTGACGCTTGCCGAAACGAGCGAGACGGATAACGGTTGCCATTTTAACCTCTTTTGGGTTTTCCCCGAAAAATCGGGGGTGTTGTTCATTTTTGGCCAAATATAGCAATTAAAATCTTGTGCGTAAAGGACGGAATGTAAAATTTTTCCGTTCTTTGTAGATAAACTAATTGGAGAAATGCTGGAAATTGGCGAAATTTAACAGAAAAAGCCGTTTTTTAGAGTGCGGAGACTAGGACGCTTGCGCTAGACGACGCCGGATTTCTTCCATTTTCCACCGCGCCAACGGATATAATTGACGATGGAACGGTAAAATTCGTCGGCGGCCATGCCCAGCCAGATGCCCACGAGACCGAGGTCCAGGACGAAGGCGAGCAGCAGCGCTGTGCCCAGGCCGCAGGTCCACATCATGGAAGACCCCACAATGGCGGGGAACTTTGAATCGCCCGAGGCGCGGAGTGCAGACGTGATGACCATGTTAGCCGCCTTGAAGGGCTGGAGGACCACGTCGCACCAAAGGCAGAGCCTGCCCAGTCTGATGACTTCGGGGTCGGCCGTGTAGAAACTGAGCAACTGCTCCCCGAACAGGGCGACGGCTATCGCTATCAGGAGACCGCTTGCGCTGCCGGCGATGAGGCTCTGGTGTAACCGTCGGTTCGCTTTGGCGAAATCGTGCGCCCCGACAAGGTGCGCGACCAAAATCTGGTTGCCGCTGCTGAGGCCCACGCTGAAGATGACGGCGATCATCGCGAAGTTCGCGCTGAAAATGCGAGCTGTCATGGCCGTGATTCCCAAGTGGACGACGAGGGCGGTGAGCACGACTTGGAAAAGTTGGAAACTGACGGGTTCGACAGCGGCAGGGAACCCGATGCGTATCCAGTCGGGCAGGATGATGCGGGAACGCATGAAGTCGGTGCTGCGGATTTTGTGATGGATTTTGAAATGGTGGACGAGGAAAAGGATTGCCGAGGCGATGAGCCAAGAGAGCATGGTCGCGAGAGCGACTCCCTTGACTCCCATTTTCGGGAGGCCGAGATAGCCGTTCAAGAACACGACGTTCATCGCGGCATTCGAGATGATGGTGATGATGTTGCCGAAGAGGTTCCAGATGGTGAGCCCGTGCGTGGCGATAAGCGCCGTGAGCGTTGATTGCAGTGCTCGGAATGCAAAACCGATGGAGACCACGTGCAAAAAGTCGCGGGCGTGGAGGGCGGCATCGCCGGTAAGTCCCATCCAGCTCACGATGTTGTCGGCAAGCGGGATGACGACGAGCGTGATGGCTATGCCGAGGAGCAGGCTCCCGACGAGGACCATGGTCTGTGTGGTGGCCGCTTGCCGAGGGCGTTCTGCGCCGATGAACTGGGAGGCGATGCTCGCCCCGGCCTGGGCGAACGCCAGAATGGCCATGAAGAGGGCGCCCAGGATGGGCATGAGTGCCCCCACGCCCGCCGCCGCTGTTTCGGATGTGCGCGACAGGAACCAGCTGTCCATCATCGGCTGTATGGTGCCGATACCGAAGGTGATGAACAAAGGCCACGAGAGGCTCAGTAGGGAACGGTCCTTGACTTGCATGCGCCCAAATATTAGAAACGCCCCCAGCCAGAGGCTAGGGGACGTTTACAATTTTCTGTTTACAGATGTAAGCAGAGATTACAGGGTCGTGCTTACTCCGCCGCAGGTACCATACTTGCCGATCTTATAAATGTTGATGGTATTGGTGGCAGAAATGCCTGCGGAGTTGCACCTTGCTGCGGTATCACCATACAGCCTGTTGCAGTAATACGAAATGCCTTCCGTTTCATCGTTGGTGTACTTGATCTGGAAACTGGTGGCATGCCCCAGAGCTTCAGCCTTGGATAAGGTCGTTTTTGCGTATTCGGAACGAATCAGCGAACTGAATGCGATGTTTACCGTCTTGGCCGATGAGGTCGGTGAGGCTAGGTAGTAATAGGAGAGTCCTCCGTCGCCTTCGGCCTGGAATGCTACCTCAAAGTAGTCCGTTGCGTCATAGGTCATGCAAATGCCTTCCCAGTCAGACAGGTCTACAGATTCTGCTTCTCCATTGGGCGACCAGCTGAAACCGAATCCTGCATAAGGATAAGGATCGGGGGCGAGATAGCCTTCTGCGGAGGTGCCCTCAAGGTGCCATCCCTTGTAATTCAGCGTGATGTTCAGGTTGAGAGCGGCGTCCGTGAACTTGCCAACTGCCGTGGACGTTCCGTAGTCAGCGTCATCCAGGTACTTGAACCACCATCCGGAGCTGTCTCCTGTCACTTCGTTGTCTTCGAGGAAGTTGTCTGCGCTTACCGTGTTGAAGAAGGTACGGGCGCGGGATGCATAAGACGGATCCCAGAGAACGTCGTCCTTGAAGGTCACGGACTTGTCGTCGGCTGCGGCACTGGACGAAGACTTGGCCTTGGAGCTAGAGGAAGAATTATCTCCTTCATCATCGCCTTCGTCGTCGCCTTCGCTATCGCCCTCGCTGCCACCTTCGTCGTCGCCTTCATCATCGCCTTCGTCATCACCCTCTTCTTCGCCACCTTCGCCTTCTTTTTCTTCGCTGTCTTTTTTCTTCTCGCTGACTTTCAAGGCAGTCCATGCCCATTTCGAATCTTCGTCTTCGGAACAGGTGTAGAATTTTTCGTCGGATGTATCGTAGGCATAAATCAGCTTGGGGTTGGCCGTTGCCCATTTCTTGGTGCACTTGGGCATGTCGTCGATCTTGTCGACGGCGGGAGCCCACATGTAGGTCGCTACACCGGCCAAGTCAATTTTTGCGCAGATGTAGTCGGTGCTCTCGTCCTTTACGGCAACGATTTCATTGGCGTTGGACTTTTCGCATTTGGTTGAGTAAAGCTTTGTCAGGCTGGAAATAGTTTTGGATGGCCCGTCTTTTTCTTTGGAGTCTTTTTCAGAAGATTCCGAGCCGCTTTCGAACTCGTCGCATGCTTCTTGCTGTTCCTTGTATGTCTTGTCCAGTGTACCGGAAAGGCCTTTGGTCGTGGTGATAGTGCAGGCTCCGTCTTCGAATTCGACTTCCACGCCTTCTTCGTCTTGGTCTAAAGCCTTGCAAGATGCCTTTGCCGTGGCGTTGGATTCATCCGGCATAGTTATAATCTGGGTTTCAGAAACCTTCTTGCCTTCTTTGTTGAATGCATAAACGATGGTCGTGTTGACCCCTTCGTTTGACATCTTCACGGTGACGGCGGTCGAGGACTTGGAAACCGTACAAGTCGCGGTTTGTTTGGAAGGACTGCTGTCGCTGCTGGAGTCATCGCCGCAGCCGAACAATCCAAAGGTTGCGGCAAAAAGCGCCGATATGGCTACAATTTGCCCCTTACGAAAAGCATGAAGTTTGGACATAGAAAGTCTCCTTGATGGAATGTTACAAATATATAATAAAAAGGCTACTTCGTCCAACGGTCTATGTTAGTTCGGTTGTATTTAAACAGAAAAAATCCTCTTCGCGGTCGGATTCTGCGAAGAGGAAAACTTGTTCTACAAGCAAAATGGGCTATTTGCGCTTCTTTTTGACCTTAGGCGGCGTGTAATTGCTGCCGACGGTTCCACCGTTGTTCTGTTTTTTCGCGAAGGCACCGACTTTCTTGAACATTTCCTTCATGCCCTCGTACTGCTTGAGGACCGCGTTCACACGCCCGATTTCGGTACCTGAACCCTTCGCAATGCGGGCCTTGCGGCTACCGTCCAGAATTTGCGGTTTCTTCCTTTCTTTGGGCGTCATGGAACTGAGAATCGCTTCTACGTAGACGAGTTGCTTTTCGTCAATCTGGTCAAGCGGGAGCTTGTTCAAACCCGGAATGAGCCCGAGAATGTCCTTGATGCGGCCAAGTTTCTTGATGGTACGCAACTGGTTCAAGAAATCGTTCAGGTCGAAGGTGTTGTTGAGAATTTTCTTTTTGAGGTCCTTCGCTTCTTTCTCGTCGATAACCTGTTGAGCTTTTTCCACGAGGGAAACCACGTCGCCCATGCCGAGGATGCGGCTCGCCATGCGGTCGGGGTGGAACAGTTCGATATCCGGGAGCTTTTCGCCAACGCCTATGAAACAGATGGGGACGCCAGTCATGCGCTTGATGCTGAGTGCAGCACCGCCACGGGTGTCGCCGTCCATCTTGGAGAGGCAGACGCCCGTAAACGAAAGGCGCTGCCAGAAGGTTTCGGCCACGTTCACCGCTTCTT from uncultured Fibrobacter sp. harbors:
- the rimM gene encoding ribosome maturation factor RimM (Essential for efficient processing of 16S rRNA), producing MSDSPEFITVCQLMRTHGVKGHIKAMPLTHDITRHKSLKAVAVKKTNGEILDLEIEESRQAGNLWLLKFKGIDTPEAAKFLVNADVMIPESERLPAPEGEYYIDDLVGFRVKTEDGREVGEVLEVQELMTVDAFHIQFDPDMQQEFSKKSILAPWIDDCVKEVDEQGRFIVCDADYLKSLCPEER
- the rpsP gene encoding 30S ribosomal protein S16; translation: MATVIRLARFGKRHNPIYRAVVIDNRKARDDSFIEQVGFYNPNTKVPEIRFDQEKVLKWLKTGAQPSDTVRNLLKKAGIMELFHEIRAGRSIEGKVATPRAEKAKKAKLGPKALAKIEAEKAAKEAAAAEAAAAAAAAAEAPAEAPAEA
- a CDS encoding MATE family efflux transporter, with translation MQVKDRSLLSLSWPLFITFGIGTIQPMMDSWFLSRTSETAAAGVGALMPILGALFMAILAFAQAGASIASQFIGAERPRQAATTQTMVLVGSLLLGIAITLVVIPLADNIVSWMGLTGDAALHARDFLHVVSIGFAFRALQSTLTALIATHGLTIWNLFGNIITIISNAAMNVVFLNGYLGLPKMGVKGVALATMLSWLIASAILFLVHHFKIHHKIRSTDFMRSRIILPDWIRIGFPAAVEPVSFQLFQVVLTALVVHLGITAMTARIFSANFAMIAVIFSVGLSSGNQILVAHLVGAHDFAKANRRLHQSLIAGSASGLLIAIAVALFGEQLLSFYTADPEVIRLGRLCLWCDVVLQPFKAANMVITSALRASGDSKFPAIVGSSMMWTCGLGTALLLAFVLDLGLVGIWLGMAADEFYRSIVNYIRWRGGKWKKSGVV
- the ffh gene encoding signal recognition particle protein, with product MFSQLTDSLESTLKNLRGQGKLTEENVAESLREVRRAFLEADVNFNVTRDFVKAVKEKALGSEVLNSVTPGQQIVKIIHDELVAVMGGETKEINLSGPAPVGIMMAGLQGSGKTTFAGKIALWMRSKKKRKPLLVAADVYRPAAIKQLQVLGKSIGIPVYDEGQGNPVEIIKHGYQYAKDNGFDLVIYDTAGRLQIDEELMQELEKAKDAVHPDEILFVADAMIGQEAVNVAETFWQRLSFTGVCLSKMDGDTRGGAALSIKRMTGVPICFIGVGEKLPDIELFHPDRMASRILGMGDVVSLVEKAQQVIDEKEAKDLKKKILNNTFDLNDFLNQLRTIKKLGRIKDILGLIPGLNKLPLDQIDEKQLVYVEAILSSMTPKERKKPQILDGSRKARIAKGSGTEIGRVNAVLKQYEGMKEMFKKVGAFAKKQNNGGTVGSNYTPPKVKKKRK